CAGCCACCCAGCGCCAGGTAGGCGGTGGGGAACAGGAGCAGACCCGACCACCCGACAAAAACGAAGCGGTCGCGCTTGAGCCAGTCATCGAGGACGTCGAACCATCCCCGCTGCGGCGCGCGCCCTACAGCGATCGTCATGGGTGGGAAAAACCGCGGGCTGTGGGTTACCGAGGGATCGTAACAACGTTGATCCGCACTGCGAGGCGGGTTTTGATGGCCTGACACGGCCCGTCACCATTGCGTTTTGGGTATTTGTGCTCAGGCTTGGCTCAGCCCGGTCGGCGGGCGCGCCAAGATGGCAGGCCACCGGTTGAACCGCCCGTATGGCCTCGGCTTCCGCAGCGAAGGCTGCCCCGTCCTCCGAGCTGCTCGAGCAAGACGTGCTGGGCTCCCGTCGTCTCTCCAACGTGCTCGTGGCGGCCGTGGTGAGCACCGGTGGACTGGGTTTTCTGCTCACGAGCGCTTCCAGCTATCTGGGCACCGATCTGCTGCCGATCGGCCACCCCGCTGCTCTCAGCTGGGTGCCTCAAGGGTTGGTGATGGGGCTCTACGGCATCGCCGCCGCCTTGCTCTCCACTTATCTGTGGGCTGTGATCGCTATTGATGTGGGCTCCGGCGCCAATCGCTTCGATAAATCCGCCGGCACCCTCACCGTGACCCGCCGCGGCTTCCGCCAGCTGATCAGCGTCACCACTCCCCTCAAAGATATCCAGGCGGTGAAGGTGGATGTGCGCGATGGTCTCAATCCCCGCCGCCGCCTGGCCCTGCGGGTGCAGGGGCGTCGCGATCTGCCCCTCACCCGTGTGGGTGAGCCGATGCCTCTGGCTGATCTCGAGCGCGGCGGTGCCGAGCTGGCCCGCTTCCTTGGCGTTCCCCTCGAGGGCGTTTGAGCATGACCCTGCTCCGCTCCGGCTCCCTGCGCGGCCTGCTGCTCGCCTTCCTGTTGCTGCTGAGCCCGCTCGGGCCTGTGGCCTGTGCTGCACCGGGACCCTCCAGCAGCTTCGGCTGCGGCAGTTCCGGTGTGCCCTGCCTCAAGGGCACCGCTCTGATTGAGCTCACCACCACGAAGGGCAAGGTGGAGCTCAGCCTCGATGGCAGCGCCGCCCCCCTCACCGCCGGCAACTTCGTAGATCTGGTGCGCCGCGGTGCCTACAACGGCACCCTCTTTCATCGGGTGGTGAAGGAGCCCATCCCCTTCGTGGTGCAAGGCGGTGACCCCCAAAGCGCCAACCCCAACACCCCGGTGGATCTGCTCGGCACGGGCAGCTTCATTGATCCCAGCACCGGCCAGCCCCGCCTGATTCCGCTGGAGCTGTTCCTCGAGGGCGAGAGCCGCCCCCGCTATGGCGAGATCACCGTGGGGCCAGGCCAGGCCAGCAAGCTGAAACTGCAGCACCAGCGCGGCTCCCTGGCCATGGCTCGCTCCAACGATCCCAACTCAGCCAGCGCTCAGTTCTATATCGCGCTTCGCGCCTTGCCGGAGCTCGATGGTCGCTATGCCGTGTTTGGCCGCGTGACCAAAGGGATGGAGGTGGTCGACCAGATCAGCCAAGGCGACAAGCTGATCAGCGCCAAGCTGCTGCAGGGCGGCACCCTGGTGCAGGACGCCAACTGAGCCTCAGGCCGGTACGCGCTTATCGAGGCTGGTGACCTTCAGATACGGCGTGCTCACGCCGGAGGCCCGCTCCAGGGAAATCCGGCCTGTGCGTGCGATCTCGAGAATTCCATAGGGCTCGAGCACGTTTTCGAGGGCCACCAGCTTGCCCGGGTCACCCACCACTTCCACGGTGAGGGCTTCATTGCCCAGATCCACCACCCGGGCGCGGAACACCTGCACGAGATCGAGGATCGCGGCGCGCTGGCTCTCCGGGGCGGACACCTTCACCAGCATCAGCTCGCGTTCCACGGCGGGAATGCGGGTGAGGTCGTTCACCTCGAGCACATTGATCAGCTTGTTGAGCTGCTTGCTCATCTGGGCGAGGGTGCGCTCATCCCCCTCCACCACCATCGTGAGCCGCGACACGCCGCTGCGCTCCGCCGGCCCCACGGCCAGGCTTTCGATGTTGAAACCACGGCGAGCGAACAGGCCGGAGATGCGGCTCAGCACGCCCGATTCGTCTTCCACCAGCACCGACAGGGTGTGCTTCATGCCCAGTGCTGTTCATGTGGCTGACGTGTGCCCAAATTACGCGCCAGCCAACCCAACACGTGGCGGTTGAACAGTTCGGGCTGTTCGTCGTGGGGGCAATGGCCAAGCTGCGGCAGCAGTTGGAGCTCCAGATCGCCCTTATGCCGCTGCAACCGCTCGCTGATCATCGGCGGCACCAAACGGTCTTCGCTGCCCCAAAGCACCAGCAGCGGCTGGCGCATCCGCTCCAGCAGCACCGCCGCCGTGGCCCCCCGCGGCCGCAGCGCCATGCCGATGCTCATCGCCCGCAAGGCCCGCGCCGCCCGTGGCCGCAGCGCCGGCCGTGCCACCAGGCGCCGCAGCTCCCGGTCGATGGCGCTGGCGTCGCTGTAGGCGCTGCGCAGGCCGAGATCGAGCAATGGTGTGCGGGCGATCACGGGCACCAGCAGTTCCAGGGGCAGCAGCCGGCAGAGCACCACCACCACCTGGCGTTTCACCAAGCGCCGCCAGGGGCGCCGCCGCCGCTGGAGGGGCATCAGCAGAGTGGGGTCGGGCAGCGGTGCGGCCACCACCCCGCTCACCCACACCGGAAAAAACACCGCACAGGTGAGCGCCACCAGGCTGCCCAGGGAATTGCCCACCAGCACCGCGGGCCCCTGCACCACCTGCTCCAGGAAGCCCTGCAATTGCCGCGCCCAGAGCCGGTTGTCGAGCGGGCGGTGGCGGCGATGGCCCGGCTGGCTCGAGGCGCCGAAGCCCACCAGATCGATGGCATACACGCACCAGCCCGCAGCCGCTAGGTCGGCGGCGTTGTGGCGCCAGTGGCCGCTGGCAGCGCCGAAGCCATGGATCAGCACCAGTGCTGGATGCCGGCGGTTGCCCAGCACCCGCCAATGGCAGGTGTGCTCTTGCCATTGCCATTGGCCGTGCTCGCCCCAGTGCGCCCCCGTGGGAGCAGGCTGGGGATCCAACACAGAGGCGTGGGAAGCGGTGGTGGCCGGCACGGCGGATCTCTCGTCTGATCACTATTGCGAAGGTGCGGCGGTGCTGCAGCTCGGTGGCGGCTTCTTCCGGCCGGAATCCCGCCCTTCCCGCGATCTCGGAGTGCTGCTGGCTGCCTTGTTGGCCCGCGGTGAGTTGGGGCTCAGCCAGCCCCTGGCGGTGCTCGATCTGATGGCGGGCTGCGGCATCCGCGCCCTCCGCTATGGCCTCGAAGCTGGTGCCGCCGCCGTCTGGGCCAACGACGCCGATGCCGACCGGCTGCCGGTGCTGCAGCGCAACCTCGCGCCGCTGGCCGTTGCGGGCTCGGCCCTGGAGATCAGCGCGCAGACCGCCCAAAAGCTTCTGGCTCGCTGCCTGCTCGAGGAGCGCCGCTTCGGCCTGCTCGATCTCGATGCCTTTGGCTGCCCCACAGCCCTGGTGCCTGCTGCCCTGGAGGCGCTGCAATTTGAAGGGGTGCTCTACCTGGCCAGCACCGATGGCCGCTCCCCCACCGGCCACGACCGTGCCGCCGCCGTGCGCTCCCTCGGGGCCGCCGCCCGCGCCCATCCCGCCAGCTGGGAGTTGGCCCTGCGCCTGCAGATCGCCGTGGTGGCCCGCGCCGCCTGGGCGATGGGGCGTGGCATCCGGCCGCTGTTCAGTTTCAGCGAGGGTCGCACCTTCCGCACGGCGATTCAGTTGCAACGCCGCGCCGATCCGCGCCAGGAGCGGCAGCTGGGGCTCTTGGCCCACTGCCACAGCTGCGGCGAGCAGCTCGAGCAGAGCCTGCTGCAGCTGCGCCAGTGGCCGGCCTGCGCCTGCGCCCCGGATGCCCCGCCCCTGGCGATCTCCGGACCCTTGTGGCTCGGGCCGCTGCAGCACACCCCCACCCTGGCGGCGATGCAACGGGAGCGGGAGCGCCTGCCCAGTGGCTCCATCGGGCGTTCCAGTGAGCGGTTGTTGGCGCGCTTGCTGGCGGATCCCGGCATGCCCGCCCGCTGCTGGCCCAGTGCGGAGCTGGGGCGGCGGCTGGGCGGCGGCCCGCCGTCCACGCAGGCCTTGCTGGCGGCGCTCGAGGCCGAGGGCTACACGGCCCTGCGCTCCGGCGTGATGGATGGCTTATTTCGCTGCAATGCCCCCTGGCCGCGCGTGTTGGAGCTGGCGGCTGCGCTAAACAGGTAGCCGTTACGGCACCTGGCTATGGCCTCGGAGATCTTCGGCACTGCAGCGCTGTTCTGGGTTCTGATCCCCATTGGTCTGGCGGGTGGTGCGCTGCTGCTCAAGCTCCAGGGCGACAACTGAGCACCGGGCTGGAGCCTCCAGCGCGGCGCAGCAGGCACACCTCTAGGCTCGTGCCTCGCTGAACAAGCCTCATGCAGGTGCTGGTGATCGGTGCGACGGGCACGCTGGGTCGGCAGATTGCCCGCCAAGCCCTTGATGCCGGTCATCAGGTGCGTTGCATGGTGCGCTCGCCCCGCAAGGCGTCGTTCCTGCAGGAGTGGGGCTGCGAACTCACCCGCGGCGACCTGCTCGAGCCCGACAGCCTCGATTACGCCCTCGAAGGCCAAGAGGCGGTGATCGATGCCGCCACGGCCCGTGCCAGTGATCCCGGCAGCAGCTACGACACCGACTGGACCGGGAAGCTCAATCTGCTCAATGCCTGCGAGCGTGCAGGCGTGAAGCGCTTTGTGTTCGTGTCGCTGCTCGGCGCCGAGCAGCACCGCGATGTGCCCTTGATGGAGATCAAGTACTGCACCGAGCAGGCGCTGATCAATTCCGACTTTGACTACACGATCTTGCGCTGCGTGGCCTTCATGCAGGGCCTGATCAGCCAGATCGCCATTCCGGTGCTGGAAAACCAAACGGTGTGGGTGAGCGGCACCCCCACGCCGATCGCCTACATGAACACCCAAGACGTGGCGCGTTTTGCGGTGGCGGCCCTCAGCCGCAGCGAAACGATCCGCAAGGCTCTGCCCGTGGTGGGCCCCCGCGCCTGGAGCACTGGCGAGATCACCCAGCTTTGCGAGAAGTTTTGCAGCAAGAGCGCCCGGGTGTTCCGCGTGCGGCCGTTTCTGCTGCGCCTGATGCAGGGTGTTGCCTCGTTCTTCGAGCCGGCGGTGAACGTGGCTGAGCGCCTCGCCTTCGACAAGGTGATCGGTGGCGGTACACCCCTTGATGCGCCGATGGAGGAGAGCTACGCCGCCTTTGGCCTCGATCCGGCTGAGACCACCGGCCTCGAGAGCTACTTGCGCGAGTATTACGACACGATCCTCAAGCGTCTGCGCGAGATGGAGGCTGATCTGGATAAAGACGCCAAGAAGAAACTGCCCTTCTGATTGAGGGGTTCCACGCTTGGCGCCCTGTGTGGTGCGCCTGTACTATTCGGGTAGTTATGGCGCTTGCGGCGCAATAGAGATCGATGGGGATTGCGCAAACCAAAAACCTGCAGCGCCGCCTCGGGGTGCTCGAGCAGGAAGCGGTGGAAGAGATCACCCGTGCCTGCGGCAACGAGCTCTGGCAGAGCGTGGGCTTCGATGCGCTCGACAGCCTCGCCGATCCCGATCGCCGCGCCCGCGCCAACTACTACTACGGGCAGCTGCAGGTGGTGCGTGAGCTCAAGGACACGCTCGGCTGACGCCAAGCCCCCTTACCCGCCGCCACCCCCCTGGCCGGATTTCCCGCCACCGGCTCGGCCGCCCCGTCCGGGTGAGCGCCGGCCACCGCGCAGCGGTTGGCGGAGCAGAGCCTGCATGCGGCTCTCTTCTTCAGGGGTCACCGCGCGCCACTGACCCGGCGCCAAGCCTTCGAGGTTGAGCGGTGCGCCCCCGTCCATGAGATCGATGGCCACCCGCAGGAGGCGCAGGGTGGGCAGGCCAACGGCTGCCGTCATCCGGCGCACCTGGCGGTTGCGTCCCTCCCGCAGCTCCACGGCCAGCCAGCTGGTGGGGATCTGCTGGCGTGTGCGGATGGGCGGATCGCGGGGCGGTAGGCCAGGGTCGGCGATGGCGCTGGCCCGCGCCGGCAGGGTGCGCTGCCCCTGGATCAGCAGGCCCTGTTCAAGCTGCTGCAGTTGTGCGGGGGTGGTGAGCCCTTCCACCTGCACCCAATAGCGGCGCCAGTGCCCCCAGGCGGGATCGGTGAGCCGTTGTTGCAGGCGGCCGTTGGCGGTGAGCAGCAGCAGGCCTTCACTGTCGGCATCGAGCCGGCCTGCGGCATACACATCCGGCACGGGGATGTGATCAGCAAGGCACCCCCAGCGGCTACCCGGCTCAGGGGTGAACTGGCTCAACACCCCGTAGGGCTTGTGAAACAGCAGCGTTGTGCTCAGGAGGCCTGGCGCGCGCGCCACAGGTTCACCACTCCAATTGAGATCAGCAGCAGGCCCAGATCCATCGTGACGGGAGGCAGGATCATCGAAACCTTGGCTGGGGGGGCTTGGCGAGCGCCGACCCTAGCGGTTTAAGGGTGGGAACTAGACTGAACCAAGCAGTACGACTTTCCAGCGGCAGCAGCGCATGATCGAGACCTCCGGTGTGATCGAGAAGGAGCAGGGCAACGGGTTCTACCTGGTCACCCTCGAGCAGCCCGCTGGCCACCAATGCCTCTGCCGGGCCGCCGGCAAGCTCACCAAATTCCGCATCAAATTGCTGGCCGGTGACAAGGTGCTGGTGGAGATCAGCCCCTACGACCTCAGCCGCGGCCGCATCACTTACCGCGAGCGCAACGCGGCCGCCGGTGGTCCCCGCCCCGGTGGCAACCGTCCCGGCGGTCCTCGCCGCCGCTGATTACTGGTCCTCAGGCCTGGGGCCTGAGGACTCCAATCATCAGGCCACCACGGCGCCCAGGAGCTGTTCGATGGCGGCCTTGAACTCGCTGCGTTGCTTCACGCCGCGGAACTGCTGTTTGAGTTCCTTCTGGAAGAACAGCTGCACCGTGGGGGTGCCGCTCACGCCGGCCTGTTGGGCAATCTCTTGCTCGGCTTCGATGTCGATCTCCACGCCCTGGGCCCGGCCGCCCAGCTCCTCGAGCACGCGCTTGAGCTGAGGCTTGAGCACGTGGCAGGGGCCGCAGGTGGGTGAGGTGTACACCACCAGCAGGGGCTTCTCGCTGTCGTGGTACAGCTTGCGCAGGGCGTAGCTGCCCTTTTGCCAAAGGGCGTTGGGGTCGAAGTTGGCCTCGTCGCTCACAGCTGTTCGCTTTGCTTCACCCACCTCGGCGGGATCCACGGGGTCTTGGCTCACGGTCACGGCCAGGTTGTGATGGGTGAGCCAGCGCTCGGCCGCCAGCGCGGCTTGGCAGCCGCTGCCGGCAGCGGTGATGCCCTGGCGCCACTCGGCATCGGCCACATCGCCGGCGGCAAACACGCCCTCCAGGCTGGTTTCGGGCCGGCCGGGCTTGGTCACCAGGTAGCCGTGACCATCCACCTCCAGTTGACCGCGCACCAGGCGGGTGTTGGGGGTGTGGCCAATGGCATAGAAGAGGCCGCGCACGGGCACTTGTTCGCTGGCACCGCTGTTGTCGGTGGCCACCAGCTCGATCGCCTCCAACCATTCGCTGCCGCTGCAATCGCGGATCTGGCGGTTCCAGTGCACGGTGATGTTGGGGTTGGCCAGCACCCGATCCGCCATGGCCTTGCTGGCCCGCAACTGGCCGGAACGCACGATCAGGTGCACGCGGCTGCCGTATTTGGTGAGGTACACCGCCTCTTCGCACGCGGAGTCGCCACCGCCCACCACCGCTAGCTCCTCATTGCGGAACTGCGGGGTGGCGCCGTCGCAAATGGCGCACGCGCTGATGCCGGCATTCCAGAAGCGGGCCTCGCTGGGCAGGCCGAGTCGGTTGGCGCTGGCGCCCGTGGCCAGGATGACCGACTGGGCCTCGATGGTTTGGCCGTTGGCCTGGATGCGGAAGGGGCGCTGCGAGAGGTCGATGCTGTCGGCATCGGCCTCTACCAGGCGGGTGCCCCAGCGCACGGCCTGGGCCTTGAGCCGATCCATCAGATCGGGGCCGAGGATGCCGTCGGGGAAGCCGGGGAAGTTCTCCACGTGGGTGGTGGTCATCAGCTGACCACCGGGGATGCCGCCGTCTTGAAAACCGGTGATCACCACGGGGCGCAGGTTGGCGCGGGCGGCGTAGATCGCGGCGGTGTAGCCAGCGGGCCCGGAGCCCACGATCACCACGTTTTCAACAGAAGCGCCCGTCGCGGCGCTGGCAGCGGCATCACTCACGGCTAAAGCGGATCGACTTCGCTTTAGAGCCTAGCGTTTGCGCTTTGCAGCTGCAGGGATCACCTTGCTGCGGCCTGGCCGCCAATGGTTTGACGGCTCAGAAAAAAGCCTTTAGGTTTTCTTTAGATTTCCAGGAGTCCGTCGCTCTCGCTGTTGTCGCTCGATCGCTTCAGTTCGTTGAAGTCAGGCACCATCAGCACCTGCTCAGCCATCAGCTCGGGATGCTGGTCGATGCAGAGAATCCATTCTCGGAATTCCTCGGTGAGCGCATAGCTGTCTTCGTAGCGCTCACGGTCGTCCAGGCTGGCGATCCGAGCCGCTGACCAGTTGATGGCAACGGTGAGACGACGCTGGATGGAGCCTTTCATGGGTGTCCCGCGATCGCACCACGCTGACGGGCGGTTGGCCGGCATCGGGTGCGCTTTTGCAGAAGTTCGCACTTTTTGCCGCAATCGAATGTATTTATCGCTGCAGTCGGAAGTTCGGTAGCTGGGGCCCGCGCAGACGGATCACGGCCCCGGCGCCATCCTCCAGCGCCTGCAGCGGCAGTCCGGGTGCGCGGCCGGCGCCGCTGGCTTCGGCCTCGGCTTCCACGGGTTTGGGCCGCAGCACGTAGGGCTCGCTCAGCGACCAGGTGCGGGCGTATTGCATCAGCAGCGGATCCGCCGGCGCAAACACATAGGAGGGATGCCGCGGCACCGCCTCCTGTGCCGCACGCTCCGCATCCATACGCACCGCCCGGGTGATGCCCTGCACGAAGCGGGTGCGCGTCACCACGGTGGTGAGGTAAGCCACCACCCGCAGCCGCGGTGCATCGAAGCCTTCGGCGCACATGTCGATGCTCACCAGCCAGTCGGCCTCGCCAGCCTTGAAGGCTTCCATGCGCTGCGGGGCTTCGGGATCTTGCGAGTGCACCAGGTGCACGCGGTCCCCTTCTTCCTCCAGTAGGCCGCAAATGCGGCGGGCGTGGGCGATGTCGCGGGCAATCACCAGGCCACCGGCGCCGCTGTGCTCCCGCCGCACCACCTCCAAGCGCCGGCGCGCATTGAGCAGCAGCCGCAGGGCAATGCTGCTGCTGTCGCCCAGGCGGATGGCGCGCCGCAGGTTTCGGGCCCGCCAGCTCTCGCGCTGCTCCTGCGAGAGCGGAGAGCGTTCGCTGTCGCCCAGCTCCCCCTGGCGGCCGTGATCCACCCAGCCGTCTTGAAAGCGAAACTCCAGCGGCCGCACATCGCCCGCGCTGATCAGTTCGCGGGGCTCCACGCTCAGATCGGGCGCGATCTGCTCCACCCACTCCTGGCCGTCGTGCACCTGGATGCGGCGGGCGGCGCAGAAGCCCAGGTTGTCGGCCCGAAACGGTGTGCCCGTAAGCCCGAGGCGCAAGCGGGCGCTGGCGCTGATCCGGCTGAAGGCATGGCCCCAGGCGGTGGCTTCTGGTTCCTCCGGATCGATGCCCAGGTGGTGCACCTCATCGGCGATCGCCAGCCAGGCGCCCCAGCCGGCCTCGCCCAGTTGTTGCTCCAGGGCCTCCAGGTTGCGGCCAGCGGCCTGATAGGTGATCAGCAGGCCGTGGGGGCGGGGCTGGCCGGCGGGCGGAGCCACATCCAGCC
The DNA window shown above is from Synechococcus sp. HK05 and carries:
- a CDS encoding photosystem I assembly protein Ycf4, with translation MASASAAKAAPSSELLEQDVLGSRRLSNVLVAAVVSTGGLGFLLTSASSYLGTDLLPIGHPAALSWVPQGLVMGLYGIAAALLSTYLWAVIAIDVGSGANRFDKSAGTLTVTRRGFRQLISVTTPLKDIQAVKVDVRDGLNPRRRLALRVQGRRDLPLTRVGEPMPLADLERGGAELARFLGVPLEGV
- a CDS encoding peptidylprolyl isomerase, whose amino-acid sequence is MTLLRSGSLRGLLLAFLLLLSPLGPVACAAPGPSSSFGCGSSGVPCLKGTALIELTTTKGKVELSLDGSAAPLTAGNFVDLVRRGAYNGTLFHRVVKEPIPFVVQGGDPQSANPNTPVDLLGTGSFIDPSTGQPRLIPLELFLEGESRPRYGEITVGPGQASKLKLQHQRGSLAMARSNDPNSASAQFYIALRALPELDGRYAVFGRVTKGMEVVDQISQGDKLISAKLLQGGTLVQDAN
- the ilvN gene encoding acetolactate synthase small subunit, which gives rise to MKHTLSVLVEDESGVLSRISGLFARRGFNIESLAVGPAERSGVSRLTMVVEGDERTLAQMSKQLNKLINVLEVNDLTRIPAVERELMLVKVSAPESQRAAILDLVQVFRARVVDLGNEALTVEVVGDPGKLVALENVLEPYGILEIARTGRISLERASGVSTPYLKVTSLDKRVPA
- a CDS encoding alpha/beta fold hydrolase; amino-acid sequence: MPATTASHASVLDPQPAPTGAHWGEHGQWQWQEHTCHWRVLGNRRHPALVLIHGFGAASGHWRHNAADLAAAGWCVYAIDLVGFGASSQPGHRRHRPLDNRLWARQLQGFLEQVVQGPAVLVGNSLGSLVALTCAVFFPVWVSGVVAAPLPDPTLLMPLQRRRRPWRRLVKRQVVVVLCRLLPLELLVPVIARTPLLDLGLRSAYSDASAIDRELRRLVARPALRPRAARALRAMSIGMALRPRGATAAVLLERMRQPLLVLWGSEDRLVPPMISERLQRHKGDLELQLLPQLGHCPHDEQPELFNRHVLGWLARNLGTRQPHEQHWA
- a CDS encoding N2,N2-dimethylguanosine tRNA methyltransferase — encoded protein: MAGTADLSSDHYCEGAAVLQLGGGFFRPESRPSRDLGVLLAALLARGELGLSQPLAVLDLMAGCGIRALRYGLEAGAAAVWANDADADRLPVLQRNLAPLAVAGSALEISAQTAQKLLARCLLEERRFGLLDLDAFGCPTALVPAALEALQFEGVLYLASTDGRSPTGHDRAAAVRSLGAAARAHPASWELALRLQIAVVARAAWAMGRGIRPLFSFSEGRTFRTAIQLQRRADPRQERQLGLLAHCHSCGEQLEQSLLQLRQWPACACAPDAPPLAISGPLWLGPLQHTPTLAAMQRERERLPSGSIGRSSERLLARLLADPGMPARCWPSAELGRRLGGGPPSTQALLAALEAEGYTALRSGVMDGLFRCNAPWPRVLELAAALNR
- the petM gene encoding cytochrome b6-f complex subunit PetM → MASEIFGTAALFWVLIPIGLAGGALLLKLQGDN
- a CDS encoding NAD(P)H-binding protein, which encodes MQVLVIGATGTLGRQIARQALDAGHQVRCMVRSPRKASFLQEWGCELTRGDLLEPDSLDYALEGQEAVIDAATARASDPGSSYDTDWTGKLNLLNACERAGVKRFVFVSLLGAEQHRDVPLMEIKYCTEQALINSDFDYTILRCVAFMQGLISQIAIPVLENQTVWVSGTPTPIAYMNTQDVARFAVAALSRSETIRKALPVVGPRAWSTGEITQLCEKFCSKSARVFRVRPFLLRLMQGVASFFEPAVNVAERLAFDKVIGGGTPLDAPMEESYAAFGLDPAETTGLESYLREYYDTILKRLREMEADLDKDAKKKLPF
- a CDS encoding pseudouridine synthase; its protein translation is MARAPGLLSTTLLFHKPYGVLSQFTPEPGSRWGCLADHIPVPDVYAAGRLDADSEGLLLLTANGRLQQRLTDPAWGHWRRYWVQVEGLTTPAQLQQLEQGLLIQGQRTLPARASAIADPGLPPRDPPIRTRQQIPTSWLAVELREGRNRQVRRMTAAVGLPTLRLLRVAIDLMDGGAPLNLEGLAPGQWRAVTPEEESRMQALLRQPLRGGRRSPGRGGRAGGGKSGQGGGGG
- the infA gene encoding translation initiation factor IF-1 — translated: MIETSGVIEKEQGNGFYLVTLEQPAGHQCLCRAAGKLTKFRIKLLAGDKVLVEISPYDLSRGRITYRERNAAAGGPRPGGNRPGGPRRR
- the trxB gene encoding thioredoxin-disulfide reductase, with translation MSDAAASAATGASVENVVIVGSGPAGYTAAIYAARANLRPVVITGFQDGGIPGGQLMTTTHVENFPGFPDGILGPDLMDRLKAQAVRWGTRLVEADADSIDLSQRPFRIQANGQTIEAQSVILATGASANRLGLPSEARFWNAGISACAICDGATPQFRNEELAVVGGGDSACEEAVYLTKYGSRVHLIVRSGQLRASKAMADRVLANPNITVHWNRQIRDCSGSEWLEAIELVATDNSGASEQVPVRGLFYAIGHTPNTRLVRGQLEVDGHGYLVTKPGRPETSLEGVFAAGDVADAEWRQGITAAGSGCQAALAAERWLTHHNLAVTVSQDPVDPAEVGEAKRTAVSDEANFDPNALWQKGSYALRKLYHDSEKPLLVVYTSPTCGPCHVLKPQLKRVLEELGGRAQGVEIDIEAEQEIAQQAGVSGTPTVQLFFQKELKQQFRGVKQRSEFKAAIEQLLGAVVA
- a CDS encoding DEAD/DEAH box helicase, which translates into the protein MASPSFDLRLPRRPLQVAGSEPMPPVSSLRPQPAVQPRQWQSQLIALLRRRLERDGTHDVLINAGPGAGKTLGALLSFERLEREGRLQHLLVFCHRSSIASQWLAAASRLGLELQEWQPGLDVAPPAGQPRPHGLLITYQAAGRNLEALEQQLGEAGWGAWLAIADEVHHLGIDPEEPEATAWGHAFSRISASARLRLGLTGTPFRADNLGFCAARRIQVHDGQEWVEQIAPDLSVEPRELISAGDVRPLEFRFQDGWVDHGRQGELGDSERSPLSQEQRESWRARNLRRAIRLGDSSSIALRLLLNARRRLEVVRREHSGAGGLVIARDIAHARRICGLLEEEGDRVHLVHSQDPEAPQRMEAFKAGEADWLVSIDMCAEGFDAPRLRVVAYLTTVVTRTRFVQGITRAVRMDAERAAQEAVPRHPSYVFAPADPLLMQYARTWSLSEPYVLRPKPVEAEAEASGAGRAPGLPLQALEDGAGAVIRLRGPQLPNFRLQR